A section of the Gemmatimonadaceae bacterium genome encodes:
- a CDS encoding aldo/keto reductase — protein MTDFRSDLSRREALRTGLGLGLGALLAPRLASALAPATAADASRQGKLITRVIPSSGEVLPAIGIGTARRFDVTTADEKAPIRDTLRLFPTLGGKLIDTAPSYGAAEAVTGELVSELGIRDKLFLATKVSVRGTDAAAGIAQMQESFTKLKTDRIDLMQVWNLGGTATLLPVLREMQRAKKIRYVGVTTSSDQQYAALEQLMHSEKLDFIQIDYAADNRNAAERILPLAKDKGIGVLVNLPFGRTRVFQNVLNTPVPDFAKEFEATTWAQVFLKYILANPAVTCVIPGTAQVKYVQDNTQAMRGALPTVEHLKQIEALVGRAM, from the coding sequence ATGACCGACTTCCGCTCAGATCTCTCTCGTCGTGAGGCCCTGCGCACGGGGCTCGGCCTCGGGCTCGGCGCCCTGCTCGCGCCCCGTCTGGCCTCGGCGCTGGCACCGGCCACCGCAGCCGATGCGTCTCGGCAAGGCAAGCTGATCACCCGGGTCATTCCGTCGTCGGGCGAAGTGCTCCCGGCGATTGGGATCGGCACCGCGCGCCGCTTCGATGTCACGACGGCCGACGAGAAGGCGCCCATTCGTGACACGCTCCGGCTCTTTCCCACGCTGGGGGGCAAGCTGATCGACACGGCGCCGAGCTACGGAGCGGCCGAGGCGGTCACCGGCGAGCTCGTCAGTGAGCTGGGGATCCGCGACAAGCTGTTCCTGGCGACGAAGGTGAGCGTGCGCGGGACTGATGCGGCGGCTGGCATCGCGCAGATGCAGGAGAGCTTCACGAAGCTCAAGACCGATCGCATCGATCTCATGCAGGTGTGGAACCTCGGCGGCACGGCCACCCTGCTGCCGGTCCTGCGCGAGATGCAGCGGGCCAAGAAGATCCGCTACGTCGGCGTGACGACGAGCAGCGACCAGCAGTACGCCGCGCTCGAGCAGCTGATGCACAGCGAGAAGCTGGACTTCATTCAGATCGACTACGCCGCCGACAATCGCAATGCGGCCGAACGCATCCTGCCGCTCGCCAAGGACAAGGGGATTGGCGTGCTGGTGAATCTGCCGTTCGGTCGCACCCGCGTTTTTCAGAACGTCCTCAACACGCCGGTGCCGGATTTCGCCAAGGAGTTCGAGGCCACCACGTGGGCGCAGGTGTTCCTCAAGTACATCCTGGCCAACCCCGCCGTGACGTGTGTGATCCCCGGGACGGCACAGGTGAAGTACGTGCAGGACAACACGCAGGCGATGCGGGGGGCGCTGCCGACGGTGGAGCACCTCAAGCAGATCGAGGCGCTTGTGGGGCGGGCTATGTAG
- a CDS encoding MCP four helix bundle domain-containing protein yields the protein MLVNVKIGPKLIGGFASVAILGMALGIVGLVAMSSIKDRSDEVTGRTVPQLVEVASYSVGLGSVRRFEMGMVVAAHANKTDLVKNYQADAAKALVEQVEKPKAAFDKVPRSPKADSLFQRLKEREAAYLTDYNRVVALVNAGKVDDATDFSLKESREAYNALLQTFDSLSNRVEATAGTRSEEIQAMFDRGKYAIIIAIVFALVLAFSLGILLTKSLTTPIAEVAARAQQLQSVCITALEKGLDALGRGDVTVDVIPQTKPLAYTRKDEVGDVARTVDEMISKAQASIASYTKVREVIGGLVTETLTLAEAGRDGKLSTRGRADGFQGSYKELVQGFNDTLDAVILPVNEAAQVLEKVAARDLTVRVTGQYKGDHARIKDALNKAVADLSEALADVALASEQVASAAGQISNGSQGLAQASSEEASTIEEVSSSLHEMTSMAQQSASNAKDARRMAEEARTATQRGVKSMQQLSSAVDRIRDSSERTAKIVKTIDEIAFQTNLLALNAAVEAARAGDAGKGFAVVAEEVRSLAMRAADASKQTAELIEESGKHAQDGVSYTGEVVQALDDIAKRSEQVSAVMGEISAASEQQQTGVTQVNTAIEQMNLVTQQVAANSEESASAAEELASQAAHMQAMLGQFEIGVTKKSSAAVHTPTFAASSKAVKRVAAAPKAPVKSAKPSRVSAAEIIPFDEPAEDDSALLHF from the coding sequence ATGCTGGTGAACGTCAAAATCGGACCGAAGCTCATTGGTGGCTTCGCTTCCGTGGCCATCCTCGGGATGGCCCTCGGCATCGTGGGGCTCGTCGCGATGTCTTCGATCAAGGACCGGTCTGATGAAGTGACCGGCCGGACCGTCCCCCAGCTGGTCGAAGTGGCCAGCTACTCCGTGGGCCTTGGCTCGGTCCGCCGCTTCGAGATGGGTATGGTCGTGGCCGCGCACGCGAACAAGACTGACCTCGTCAAGAACTATCAGGCTGATGCCGCGAAGGCATTGGTCGAGCAGGTTGAGAAACCCAAAGCGGCGTTCGACAAGGTGCCGCGCAGCCCCAAGGCCGACTCCCTGTTCCAGCGGCTCAAGGAACGCGAGGCCGCCTATCTCACCGACTACAATCGTGTGGTCGCGCTGGTGAATGCCGGGAAGGTCGATGATGCCACTGACTTCTCCCTCAAGGAGTCGCGGGAAGCGTACAACGCGTTGCTGCAGACGTTCGACTCGTTGAGTAATCGGGTTGAAGCGACCGCTGGTACCCGCTCCGAGGAAATTCAGGCCATGTTCGATCGCGGGAAGTACGCGATCATCATTGCCATTGTCTTTGCGCTCGTCCTCGCGTTCTCGTTGGGCATTCTGCTCACGAAGTCGCTGACCACGCCGATTGCCGAAGTGGCGGCGCGTGCGCAGCAGCTGCAATCGGTGTGCATCACCGCGTTGGAGAAGGGGCTCGATGCGCTGGGTCGTGGCGATGTCACAGTCGACGTGATTCCGCAGACCAAGCCGCTGGCCTACACGCGGAAGGACGAAGTGGGTGATGTGGCGCGCACCGTCGACGAAATGATCAGCAAGGCGCAGGCGTCTATCGCGTCCTATACCAAGGTGCGCGAAGTCATCGGCGGGCTGGTTACCGAGACGCTCACGCTCGCCGAAGCGGGACGCGACGGCAAGCTGTCCACGCGCGGGCGGGCCGATGGGTTCCAGGGCTCCTATAAGGAGCTGGTGCAGGGCTTCAATGACACGCTCGACGCGGTCATCCTGCCGGTGAACGAAGCGGCGCAGGTGCTGGAGAAGGTCGCGGCGCGCGATCTCACCGTGCGCGTCACGGGCCAGTACAAGGGCGACCATGCCCGCATCAAGGATGCGCTCAACAAGGCCGTGGCGGATCTCTCCGAGGCGCTGGCTGATGTGGCGTTGGCGTCGGAGCAGGTGGCGTCGGCGGCCGGCCAGATCTCCAATGGGTCGCAAGGGTTGGCCCAGGCGTCGTCGGAGGAGGCGAGCACGATCGAAGAGGTGTCGTCGAGCCTGCACGAAATGACGTCGATGGCGCAGCAGTCGGCCAGTAACGCGAAGGATGCCCGGCGCATGGCCGAAGAAGCGCGGACGGCCACGCAGCGCGGGGTGAAGTCGATGCAGCAGCTGTCGTCGGCGGTGGATCGCATCCGCGATTCGTCGGAGCGCACGGCCAAGATCGTCAAGACGATCGACGAGATCGCGTTCCAGACAAATCTCCTCGCGCTGAACGCGGCCGTGGAAGCGGCGCGCGCCGGCGACGCGGGCAAGGGCTTTGCGGTGGTCGCGGAAGAAGTGCGGTCGCTGGCGATGCGGGCGGCCGATGCTTCCAAGCAGACCGCCGAGCTCATCGAAGAGTCGGGCAAACACGCGCAGGACGGCGTGTCCTACACGGGTGAAGTCGTGCAGGCGCTCGATGACATCGCGAAGCGGTCGGAGCAGGTGTCGGCCGTCATGGGCGAGATCTCGGCGGCCAGCGAGCAGCAGCAGACGGGTGTGACGCAGGTCAACACGGCGATCGAGCAGATGAACCTCGTAACGCAGCAGGTGGCGGCGAACTCGGAAGAGTCGGCGTCGGCGGCCGAGGAGCTCGCGAGCCAGGCGGCGCATATGCAGGCGATGCTCGGGCAGTTCGAGATCGGTGTCACCAAGAAATCGTCGGCGGCGGTGCACACGCCGACGTTCGCGGCCAGTTCCAAGGCCGTGAAGCGCGTGGCTGCGGCGCCCAAAGCGCCGGTGAAGTCGGCCAAGCCGAGCCGCGTTTCGGCGGCGGAGATCATCCCGTTCGACGAGCCCGCGGAAGACGACAGCGCGCTGCTGCACTTCTGA